Sequence from the Thermocaproicibacter melissae genome:
GCTTGCTGTGCCGCTCTGCGATTTGCTGTCTTTTTTGCATCCGCCAAGAGACGAAAGAACGACTGCTACGCATGCCGTCAAAGCTAGTATTCTTGTCTTTTCATGCATAATCCTCCTCAATTTATTTGGCGTATTGTAAAGTTAAATGAAAGTTGAGGACTCGTCAGCCCTTCTGGTACAATGGTTTTGACACAAAACAATGTACTCCCGAAAGGAGACGAGTCCTCATGACAAAATCATACCAGATTTGCTGTCCGAAATGCAACAACCATCAAAACTTTTATCGTTATGGCAAAGATAAATATGGAAACCAGAAATATCTTTGCCGTGTATGCGGGCATCAATTTGCGCCGGATGCCCATGCGGCTGACAAACCCGGAAGGCCGCGCGTGCGTCCTTATCCGACTTGCCTTGTCTGCGGAAAAGCCATGTTCCTTCACCATGACCACAAATACTACTCAAACTACCAATGCTGCGACAAGAAGTGCGGCCATTCCATTTTTGTGCCGAAACCGGCTGCCGTTACGGCACCTTCCATGTCGAAGCTGTCCGGGAAAACAGATTTCAAGCGGATGCGTTATCCAGTGCATGTTATCCTGACGGCACTGTCGATGTTTTATCTGGGAAAAAACTCTTTCCGTAATATTGCTTTGATTCTGCGTACTGTCATGAATATTCAGGTTTCCCACACTACTATCAGTAACTGGTGTACGAAATTCGCGCCTTTGTTTCAAAACATCGCGCTTGAACTGATGCCAACGCTCAATTTCAACTCCGACGAATGGCACGCGGACGAAACTGTAGTAAAAATCCGAGGCATGAAGTATTACCTCTGGTTAATTGTGGACAGCGAAACCCGCTTTGTTCTCAGCTTCCACCTTTCCAGGCACAGGGACAGCCCTCAGGCGTTTTCCTTACTTAATTCCGTTAAACATCTCGGTAAACCCGGAGCCATCGTCACCGACCGCTACAGTGCTTACAAAGTTCCTGTAAAAGCAGTGCTTGGCGTGAAACATATCCGGGTCCAGAGCTTCAGCGATGATATTACCAACAACCTGATCGAATGCTTTAACAAGCAATTCAAGGCGTGGTACAAAACCAAACAGGGATTTGCCTCGTTCGATTCCGCCAACAATCTTATCGCGGTTTTTCTCTTCTTTTACAATTTTGTCCGCCCTCATTCCGCTCTTGACGGTCTGACCCCGGCACAAGTTGCGGGCCTAAACCTTTCTGCCAGAAGCAAACGCAAGCTTTTCCTCGTCGCTTGAAGCAATTGGCTGATTTCCCTTCTTAATCTTTCATGTTTACTTTACAAAGCCTTATTTGGATGACAGATAATATATTAACCGTTTGACATATATATGTCAAGTGGTTGATATGTAATTTGTATATTTTTTTAGTAAAAAATGTTCTTGAATTTAGAATTATGCACATTCTATTACATTATCATAACTTTATAGAACTTTATTTTTCAAAAAATTTGCAATATACGGTTGACATATAAATTCTTTGTATCTATAATTTATCATAGAGTTTTTTTACCATAAAAAAGCGGCCTCCCATAGATTTGGCTGCTCTTTCTACAAATTTCGCAAACGGGGTTTGAAATATGAGTACGCTAAAGGACGTTGCCGAAAGAAGCGGTGTCACCGTTACCACAGTGTCAAGGATGCTGAATGGTCGGGGATATATCAGTGAAAAAACACGAGCGAAAATCAACAAAGCGATGCGCGAGCTGAACTACAAACCAAACGAGCTTGCAAGGGCACTTTCAAAAAAAAGGAGCAACTTCATTGGGCTGATTGTGCCATCAGCCAGCAACATGTATTTTTGTAAGGTCATTGACTGTGTAGAACATTTGGTGACAAGCAGCGGATACAAGTTGCTGCTGTGTACCTCCAACAACGAAGCGAAGAAAGAACTAGAGTATTTTAACATGCTGAATGCCAACAAGGTTGCCGGCATCATCCTCGCCAGCCACACGCAGGACATTGACCTTAACGTTGCCATTGACGCGCCAATCATTTCGATTGACCGCGTCATCTCACCGCGGATTCCATCGGTTTGCTCAGACAACTACCAAGGCGGCCTTCTCGCAGCGGAACACCTCATCGCGAAAGGATGCCGAAAGCTTGCACACATCAGCGGTAGTTCCTACCTCAACATGGATGCGAACAAACGCTTCTTCGGTTTCAAGGAAGTCTGTGAAAAAAAAGGAGTGCCTTATGTTGCAATCGACGCAACCGAAGAACAGTTCATCTCGATGCGATATGAAAACATTATCACTTCGCTTTTAGACAGTAATCCAGACATTGATGGAATCTTTA
This genomic interval carries:
- a CDS encoding IS6 family transposase, which gives rise to MTKSYQICCPKCNNHQNFYRYGKDKYGNQKYLCRVCGHQFAPDAHAADKPGRPRVRPYPTCLVCGKAMFLHHDHKYYSNYQCCDKKCGHSIFVPKPAAVTAPSMSKLSGKTDFKRMRYPVHVILTALSMFYLGKNSFRNIALILRTVMNIQVSHTTISNWCTKFAPLFQNIALELMPTLNFNSDEWHADETVVKIRGMKYYLWLIVDSETRFVLSFHLSRHRDSPQAFSLLNSVKHLGKPGAIVTDRYSAYKVPVKAVLGVKHIRVQSFSDDITNNLIECFNKQFKAWYKTKQGFASFDSANNLIAVFLFFYNFVRPHSALDGLTPAQVAGLNLSARSKRKLFLVA
- a CDS encoding LacI family DNA-binding transcriptional regulator, whose translation is MSTLKDVAERSGVTVTTVSRMLNGRGYISEKTRAKINKAMRELNYKPNELARALSKKRSNFIGLIVPSASNMYFCKVIDCVEHLVTSSGYKLLLCTSNNEAKKELEYFNMLNANKVAGIILASHTQDIDLNVAIDAPIISIDRVISPRIPSVCSDNYQGGLLAAEHLIAKGCRKLAHISGSSYLNMDANKRFFGFKEVCEKKGVPYVAIDATEEQFISMRYENIITSLLDSNPDIDGIFTSNDIIAAQVIKLCYKRGIRIPEQMKVVGYDDIDLCKFCTPSITTIRQPVWDICQCAVESIVMGQDKNVIPTSVIFPVTLVEREST